A region of Flavobacterium album DNA encodes the following proteins:
- a CDS encoding protein-disulfide reductase DsbD family protein, with the protein MKKFTYTFFLLFAFLFSQAQNIQHPVKWTSKIEKKSDTEYVLILDGTIEENWHVYSQFTPDGGALPLEIAFNNDKGNFEAVGKAEESKYEKTFNKVFGVDEYFFSHTVQLKQTIKVTNPANTIAQLQLYYQVCKEVCIQDENYFEFDLKSLTSKEVKNFEEAAPTPAPEKKSEVKPAISKPSKKEEDRGLLATFFLAFLGGFAALLTPCVFPMIPMTVSFFTKQSKTKSAGIRNSILYGISIIVIYVVLGIVVTGIFGADALNALSTNVWFNLAFFVLLIVFAFSFLGAFEIMLPNSWANKVDRQADRGGIIGILFMAMALAIVSFSCTGPIVGNIIFAAASKGGIAPVVGMLGFSSALALPFMLFAMFPGWMNSLPKSGGWLNTVKVFLGFLELAFAFKFLSNADLVLQMHILERETFLAIWIAVFGGLALYLFGKITLPHDTPGGYISVGRLSLGLLTLAFTIYLVPGLWGAPLKLISGFPPPSTYSESPFGIGGGAGSPKGELPEGAKLAAHGIIAFEDYDKGLAYAKEVNKPVLLDFTGYACVNCRKMEDNVWNDERILPILKDEVVLISLYVDYKKELPEKEQYVSKTGKKIKTIGNKWSDLQLSRYKINAQPYYVLMNLQEENLNEPVGYTPNIEEYEQWLKDGISKFNK; encoded by the coding sequence ATGAAAAAGTTCACTTATACATTCTTTCTTTTATTCGCATTTTTATTTTCTCAAGCCCAGAACATACAGCATCCTGTAAAATGGACCTCGAAAATTGAAAAGAAATCAGATACGGAATATGTACTTATCCTGGATGGTACGATAGAAGAAAACTGGCATGTATACTCGCAGTTTACGCCGGATGGCGGCGCATTGCCTCTTGAAATTGCCTTTAATAATGACAAAGGTAATTTTGAAGCGGTAGGCAAGGCCGAAGAAAGCAAATATGAAAAGACCTTCAATAAGGTTTTTGGGGTTGATGAGTACTTTTTCAGCCATACCGTGCAGCTGAAGCAAACCATCAAAGTGACCAATCCTGCCAACACTATTGCACAGCTGCAATTGTATTACCAGGTATGTAAAGAAGTCTGTATACAGGACGAGAACTACTTTGAGTTCGACCTTAAAAGTTTGACATCAAAAGAAGTCAAGAATTTTGAAGAGGCCGCACCAACACCTGCACCTGAAAAAAAAAGTGAAGTAAAGCCCGCAATAAGCAAGCCTTCAAAAAAAGAAGAAGACAGAGGTCTTTTGGCTACATTTTTCCTGGCGTTCCTTGGCGGTTTTGCTGCGCTTCTTACGCCATGCGTATTTCCGATGATCCCAATGACGGTGAGTTTTTTTACAAAACAGAGCAAAACAAAGTCGGCCGGTATAAGAAATTCTATTTTATATGGTATTTCGATCATTGTAATATATGTTGTGCTTGGCATTGTTGTAACAGGCATATTTGGAGCTGATGCACTGAATGCACTCTCTACTAATGTTTGGTTTAATCTCGCATTTTTTGTCCTTTTGATCGTTTTTGCTTTTTCATTCCTTGGGGCATTTGAAATTATGCTTCCCAATTCATGGGCAAATAAAGTTGACAGGCAAGCCGACAGGGGCGGCATTATAGGGATATTATTCATGGCTATGGCGTTGGCAATAGTATCGTTTTCGTGCACAGGACCTATTGTTGGTAACATAATATTTGCAGCAGCTTCAAAAGGCGGGATAGCACCGGTAGTTGGCATGCTGGGTTTTTCTTCTGCATTGGCTTTACCATTTATGCTTTTTGCAATGTTCCCCGGATGGATGAATTCACTTCCAAAATCAGGCGGATGGCTTAATACCGTTAAAGTGTTTCTTGGTTTCCTCGAACTGGCTTTTGCTTTTAAATTCTTATCCAATGCCGATCTTGTACTGCAAATGCATATACTTGAAAGGGAAACATTCCTTGCGATCTGGATTGCGGTTTTTGGTGGCCTGGCACTATATCTTTTTGGAAAGATAACATTGCCGCATGATACTCCGGGCGGTTATATATCGGTTGGAAGGCTATCGCTAGGGCTCCTTACGCTGGCTTTCACAATATACCTTGTTCCGGGATTATGGGGCGCGCCGCTAAAGCTTATAAGTGGCTTCCCGCCACCATCTACTTATAGTGAATCGCCATTCGGAATAGGAGGAGGGGCGGGTTCTCCCAAAGGGGAACTGCCTGAAGGCGCTAAGCTCGCTGCACATGGCATAATAGCATTTGAAGATTATGATAAAGGCCTTGCATATGCTAAAGAAGTTAACAAGCCTGTACTACTTGACTTTACCGGATATGCCTGTGTGAATTGCCGTAAAATGGAAGACAATGTATGGAACGATGAGCGTATCCTGCCGATCCTTAAGGATGAAGTCGTGCTTATTTCATTGTATGTGGATTACAAAAAAGAACTTCCTGAAAAAGAGCAATATGTTTCAAAAACCGGAAAGAAAATAAAAACTATTGGTAACAAATGGAGCGATCTCCAGCTTAGCCGCTAT